CCCGGACGTCGTCGCCGTCGGGGAGGACCTCCTGCTCGAGCGGGGGGCTGAACGGCATGTGGGTGTCCGGTGTGCCGATCCGCTGGATCGGCGCGTCGAGGCTGAAGAACGCCTCCTCCTGGACGCGGCTGACGATCTCGGCGTGGACGCCGTAGGAGAGGGGACTCTCGTCGGCGACCACCAGCCGGCCGGTCTTCCGGACGCTGTCGGCGATGGTCTCCGTGTCCAGCGGGTACAGCGAGCGGACGTCGATGACTTCGACGCTGACGTCGTCGGACAGGCTGTCGGCGGTCTGCAGGCTCTCGCCGACGAGCCGCTGGGTCGCCACGACGGTGACGTCCTCGCCCTCGCGTTCGACCGCGGCCTCGCCGAGGGGTACGGTGAACTCCTCGTCGGTGGGGACCTCGCCCTGCTGCTCGTAGATCATCTTGTTCTCGAAGACGAACACGGGATCGTTCGACCGGACGGCGGCTTTCGTCAGTCCCTTCGCCGCAGCGGCCGTCCCCGGCGCGACCGCTTTTAGGCCGGGGAAGTGAGCGATCCAGGCGTGGACCGTCCCGGAGTGCTGACTCGCGGCGCCCATGCCGCCGCCCTCGGTCGTCCGGACGGTGACGGGCATCCCCGTCTTCCCGCCGAACATGTAGCGCATCTTCGCCATCTGGTTCATGATCTGCTCCATCGAGACGCCCATGAAGTCCGAGAACATGAGCTCGGCGACGGGTCGAGTGCCGGTCGCGGCGGCACCCGTCGCGGCGCCGATGAAACCGGCCTCGCTGATCGGCGTGTCGCGGACGCGTTCGTCGCCGAACTCCTCCCAGAGGCCGCCGGTCACCTCGAGGACGCCGCCGAACTTCCCGACGTCCTCGCCCATGAGGTAGACGTCCTCGTCGCGCTGCAGTTCCTCGCGTAAGGCCATCCTGATCGCCTCGCGGACGGTCATCGTCTCGGTCTCCTCGGCGCGCTCGATCTCGGCCTGGGCCGTCATCGGCGATCACCTCCGAGCGAGCCGCCGTCCGCGCGGGCCTGACTGGCGAACCGTTCGATCTCGGGTGGCATCTCGGCGAACATGTCCTCGTAGGCTTCGCTCGGGTCCGGGAGCGGAGCGTCCTGAGCGTACTCGATCGCCTCCTCGATCTCCGCCTCGATCTCGGACCGCATCTCCTCGAGTTCCTCCTCGGTCAGCTCACCGCGGTCGATCAACAGGTCCGAGAACCGATCGATCGGGTCCTGTTCCTTCCACTTCTCGATCTCGTCCTCGTCACGGTAGGGCTGCTCGTCGCCCTCGTAATGGCCGCGGTAGCGGTAGGTCTCGGCCTCGACGATCGTCGGTCCGTCGCCGGATCGAGCGCGCTTGCGCGCCTCCTCGACGGCCTCGGCGACGGCGGTGACGTCCATCCCGTCGACGGTGACGCCGGGGATGTCGTAGGCGCCGGCGGTGTCGCTCAGGTCGTCGACGTTGTGCTGCTCCTCGACGGGCGTCCCCTCACCGTAGCGGTTGTTCTCGACGACGAAGACCGCCGGCAGGTCCCAGGTCGCCGCGAGGTTGATCGCCTCGTGTACCTGTCCCTGCGCGACGGCGCCGTCGCCGAGGAAGCCGACGGCCACCTGCTCGCGGTCGTCGTAATCGATCGACAGCGCGGCGCCGGTCGCCAGCGGCGGACCCGCACCGACGATGCCGTTCGCGCCGAGCATCCCGGCGTCGACGTCGGCGATGTGCATCGAACCGCCCTTCCCGTTGCAGTAGCCGTCCTGCTTGCCGAACAGTTCGGCCATCATCAGCTGCGGGTCCAACCCCTTCGCGATGCAGTGCCCGTGGCCCCGGTGCGTGCTCGCGATGTAGTCGTCGGGCTCGAGCGCGGCGCACGCGCCGACGCCGACTGCCTCTTCCCCGATGTACAGGTGGACGAAGCCGGGAATCTCTCCGTCGGCGAAGTAGTCGCCGGCCGTCGAATCGAACTCGCGGATCGTCAGCATTCGACGGAGCGCCTCCCGTCGCCCCTCCTCCGTTTCTAGTGTGTAGTCGGCCATGCGACACACGGTACCATGGATCAATGTATAACGCTAACGGTGACCAAAATCGATGCCCGTAGGCGGTCGTTTATTAGTTCGAACGGAGAGGATCGAACGACATGCGCGTACCAGCACACCGAAGACGGGACCTCGACCGCTCGCGGTCCGTCGATCACGACGCGGAATCGGAACTGCGGTCGCCGACGCCAGCATCGACGCCGACGTCGATCGAGGTGATCCGCGAATGATGCCCGAGCGAACCGTCACCGCCCGGAACCCGGAGGGGATGGGCGGGACCATCGAGGCCGGCTCGTTCGAGTGGCGGTTCGACGAACCCGAGTCGGCCGGCGGCTCGGAGACGGGGCCGACGCCGGTCGACGTCTTCCTCGGCGCGCTGGCCTCCTGTCTCTCCCTGAGCGTTCGCTTCCAGGCGAACAAGCGCGACACGCCGGTCGAGACCATCGAGGTCACGACCGAGGCCGAACCCGAACACGGCTCCGTCGACCGCCTCGAGGCGACGATCCGACTCGAGACCGACGCCGACGACGAGACGGTCGATCGCCTCGTCGACTTCGGCGAGCGGGGCTGTCACGTCTCGCAGCTCGTCGGGGACGAGACGCCGATGGACGTCGCGTGGGAACGGCTGTAGCCGTCGGCGGTCGCCCGGCGGGAACGTCGCGACTGCGCGACCGCGCTACTCGGGATAGGTCGCGTCCGCTTCCGGCATCGACTCCACGTTCGCCGCGGTCTCGAAGATCGCGCCGTTGAGTTCGTCTGCGGTGTCGAAGTACCAGAACTCGGTGCCGCCGTAGTCACCGCTCTGGAGCACGGACAGCCCCGCGGTCTCGAACTCCTCGACGACCGCGTGAGGATCGTCGAACGCGAAACAGGCGACGTGGTGGAGGCCTTCGCCGTGTTCCTCCAGATGCTCCGTGTAAATGCTCGGTCCCTCGAGCGGTTCGATCAGTTCGATCATCGTCCCGCCGAGTTGCGCGAGCGCGAGGCGCATCGAGTACTCGTGGGGTTCGCCGCGGTAGATCCGATCGGTCAGCGCGGGCGGTTCGAACCGGTGGATCTCCCACGGGCCGATGCCGAGGAGCCCCTCGAACCGGTCCATACCGTCCTCGAGGTCCTCCACCACGAACGCGACCTGTGAGAGTTCCGGTATCTCGATGTCAAGTTGTGTGATGTTGTCAACACCCATACACAGGCGTCGACGCGGAACGAGTTACCGTTTGGTACTGATGTACACGCTTGAGAAAACGACCGATCGGCGCCTCGATCGGCTACCCGGTCACTCGTTGTTCGGGTTACTCGGGTGGTAGTCGGTATCGTACTCGCCGGGCCGGTCGTCGACGCGGTCGGGGTTGAGCCGGCCCGACAGCAGCATGAAGTCAACGAGCGTCAGCGCGAGCATCGCCTCGACGACCGGGACGCCCCGCGGCGGGAGGACGGGGTCGTGGCGGCCGATAACCTTCTCCTCCTTGATCTCGCCCGTCTCCCAGTCGGCGGTCTGCTGGGACTTGGGGATCGACGTGGGCGCGTGCAGCGTGACCTCGCCGTAGATCGGTTCGCCGCTCGAGATGCCGCCCTGGATGCCGCCGTGGTCGTTCTCGACGGGCGTCGGATTCCCCTCGGAATCGAACTCCCAGTCGTCGTTGCGCTCCTTGCCGGTCCACTCGCGGGCCTCGCGGCCGAGGCCGAACTCGAAGCCCGTCGTCGCCGGCACCGCCATCATGGCCTGGCCGAGCCGCGCGGACAGCGAATCGAACCGCGGCGCGCCGAGGCCGACGGGGACGCCCTGGGCCTCGAAGTAGATGCTGCCGCCGATGGAGTCGCCTTCCTCCTGGTACTCCTCGATCAGCTCCTGCATCTCCGCGGCGGTCTCGGGGTGGGCACACCGAACGTCGTTCTCTTCGGAGTGTTCCTTGATCTCCTCGAAGCTCACCTCGGGGGCCTCGACGTCGCCGATCTGGTTGACGTGAGCCTTGAGTTCGATGCCCTCGCGCGCGAGGAGCTTCTTCGCGATGGCGCCCGCGGCGACCCAGTTGACGGTCTCGCGGGCCGACGAGCGGCCGCCGCCGCCCCAGTTGCGAGTGCCGAACTTCGCCGAGTAGGTGAAGTCGCCGTGGGACGGACGGGGCGCCGTGATGAACGGCTCGTACTTGCCCGAGCGAGCGTCCTTGTTCTGGATGACCAGTCCAATCGGCGTCCCGGTCGTGTACCCGTCCTGAATCCCCGACTTGATCGAGACGTCGTCGGGTTCGCCGCGGCTGGTCGTGATCATCGACTGGCCCGGCTTTCGCCGGTCGAGGTCCTCCTGAATGTCCTCCTCCGAGAGCTCGAGGCCGGCGGGACAGCCCGAGATGGTACAGCCCATCGCCTCCCCGTGGCTCTCGCCGAACGTGGTCACCTGGAAGAGGCGACCGAAGCGGTTGCCGTTCATTACGGCTTCCTGGGAGACGGGGCCACTTAGCGGTGCAGGATCTCCGACGGCCGGTCGCCGCCGAATCGATTCCGTTCCGAGCGACTCGACCGAACGCGGCGCTCGAGGCGAGCGTCCGTCCCAGCGCTGCGACGAAATGACCGACGGACGGACTCTCCCGAAATCCTGAATTCAGCCGCCTCAACCCACCCAAAATGTCTTTTCGCCGCGTGATGTAAGTACCATCACACTATGAACCGCCGTTCGCTGCTCGCCGGCGTCGCCGCCTCGGGCACCGCGATCGCGGGCTGCGCCTCGATCGAGGCGACGGTTTTTCAGGAGTCGACGACCCCGGAGGTCCCGTCGGATCCCGACGACCCGATCGCTCGCGCGACGATCGGTTCCCCGACGGACGACGACTCGCCCCACCGCGTCCGTCTGTGGAACCGAACCGACGAACAGCGGTCGATCGGACTGGACCTCGAGGCCGAGTCGGCCACTTTCGAGGGGGACTACGACCTCGAACCCGACGCGCACGTGGTCATCTTTCTCCACGACCAGGCCGAGTACGCCGTGACCGTGACCGTCGACGGCGACGAGGTCGAATCGACGACCCTCGAGGAAGAGTCGTTCGACGGGCCCTGTCCGGCGACGGAGCTGTTCGTCCTCGAGGACGGCGAGTTCGAGTCGACGTTCGAACCCGAGTCCGACCACTGCTAGCCTCGAGGACTCGCGGTCGTCCGCCGTCGGAGGCGCGTCTCGATGGCCTTATCCTCGTCTCTCCGAAACCGGCGGACGGAATTCATGCGCTGGCAGTATCGGTCGACAGTGCTCGTCCTCTGCCTGCTCGCGTTCTTCGTCACCTACTTCGCCCGGATGGCGATCAGTCCGGTCATTCCGTTCATCGTCGACGACTTCGCCGTGTCCAACACGCAGATCGGCTTCGCCCTGTCGGGGATGTGGCTCGCCTACGGCCTCTCGCAGTTCCCCAGCGGCGTCCTCAGCGACCGCTACGGGGAGAAGCGGGTCATCCTCGTCGCCGTCGGCGGGACGTCGATCGCGAGCCTCCTGCTCGCCCTCGCGCCGGCGTTTCCCGCGTTCGTCGTCCTCGCCGTTCTGCTCGGAGCCGTCGCCGGCCTCCACTACGCCGTCGCGACGACCCTGCTCTCGCGGACGTACGACGAACTCGGGCGCGCGGTGGGAATCCACTCCGTCGGCGGCCCGCTCGCCGGGCTGGTCGCGCCCGTGGCGGCGGCGTGGGTCGGCGAACGGTTCGGTTGGCGGCCGGCGCTCGCGCTCGCCCTCGGCGTCGGCCTCCCGGTCTTCGCGCTGTTCGCGTGGCGGATCCGCCCGACCGAGCCGCGACGGCCGGAACAACCAATGCGCGACCGGTTCGAACTCGACGCGCTGGTCGACCTGCTCTCGCGGCCGGCGATCGTCTTCACGCTCGCGGTCGCCATGCTCGGCACGTTCATCGTCCAGGGGCTGCTCACGTTCCTCCCGACGTTCTTCGTCGCCCACCACGGCTACTCGGCGACGCTCGCCGGGACGGCCTTCTCCGGGTTCTTCGTCGTGCGAACCGTCGGCCAGTTCTTCCTCGGCGACCTCTCCGATCGGATCGGGCGCGACCTCGCCATCGGCGGGTCGATGTTCGCGGGAGCGATCGGCCTCTTCGGGTTGGTGGTCGGGCAGACGCGCGCGACGCTGGCCGCCGCCGTGGTGCTGGTCGGCGCGGGCTCGAGTTTCTTCGCGGCGCTGGATCCGCGATTCCTCGACCAGTTCGAGACCGCCGAGCGCGGCGCCGGGTTCGGGCTCGTCCGGACGGTCTACACCGTCGTCGGCGCCGCCGGATCGGTCGGCGTCGGCCTGTTCGCCGACCTGTTCGGGTGGGCGACGGCGTTTCTCATTCTCGCCGCCCTGTTCTCGGTCACGTTCCTCGCGCTCGCCGCGAACCGGACGTTCGGTCTCGGCTACTGATCGCACGAGGACGCAGGGTCGCGGACACGCGATCGGTCTCGGACTCTCGAGACGGCCGTCTCACTCGTCCGGCTCGCGCCGTTGTTGGAGCGGTATAACTTACGGATAACTATGCTAACACGTATACATATTATTATATATGCATAGCGGTCCTTCTAGGGAGTAGGAAGTTTTCTTCCGCTACCATGACTGCATCCACCATCGCTCCAGACGCTCGCAACACGTTCGAAAGCACCGTCGGCGGCTACACGGTCGGCGGCCGCGCACACAGCCTGTCGGCCTGGTTCGTCCTCTCGCTCCGGCTCATGATGGGCTGGGCGTTCGCCTACTCCGGCTTCACGAAGATTGTCGCGGCCGAACCGTTCAGCGCCGGCGGCTACCTGACCAACGTCGCGGCGGCCAACGGTAACCCGCTCGCGGACGTCTTCGCCTGGATGGGCTCGACGCCGTGGTTCGTCGAGTTCGCGAACGTCGCCGTCCCGTGGGGCGAACTCCTCATCGGCCTCGGACTGCTCGTCGGCGCGCTCGTCCGCCTCGCGGCGTTCTTCGGCGCGCTCATGATGCTCATGTTCTACTTCGGAAACTGGGACGTCGCCCACGGCGTCATCAACGGCGACTTCGCGTACATGCTCGTCTTCCTCGCGGTCGCCGCGTTCGGCGCCGGCCGAATCCTCGGCCTCGACGCCCGGATCGAGAACTACGACCTCGGTGGGGAGACGTTGCTCGAGCGCTACCCGCGCCTCGAGTACATCCTCGGCTAAGCGGTCTCCACTCTGACTGTCGTCTATTCTCTCTCGTACGAAAACTGCCCTCTCCCTTCTCCGGCGGCTCTTCCACTTGAGTAATTATTAAGTCATAACGGTATTTCTGCTGATACGATATGAAATTGACGCACCTGCAGAGGGGTGACAGAGAAACATGGATGTGATCGTGATCATTATGGCAATGTTTTTCTCCTGTATCGTACTCGTCGCACTGATCGAAGCTTGGGGAAACAAGGGCTCAGGCGGGGAGTACCAGTGTCGGAACTGTGGCGAACGGTTCGATAGCGCCGAGTATTGTCCGGGCTGTGGGATCAAGCTCAGATACTGAAACCTGAATCCAATCCAGCGGTTAGACTGCGATTCTTTAACGAATGAGTGGCTACCAGGAGAAATAGCGCCGCTACGTCAGGGCAGTTCGAACTCGATCGCCGCGCCCTGCCCGAAGCCGACGCACTCCGTCGCGATGCCACGGTCGACGCCCTCGCGGTTCATCTCGTGGATCAGGGTCACGGGCAGGCGCGCTCCGGAACAGCCCAGCGGATGGCCGATGGCGATCGCACCGCCGTTGACGTTCAGTCGGTCCATCGGAATCCCCAACTCTCGCGCGGAGTAGAGCGTCTGACTGGCGAAGGCCTCGTTGATTTCGACCAGCCCGTAGTCGTCGATCTCGCGCCCGGCGCGCTCGAGCAGCCCCTCCGTCGCGGGGACGGGGCCGACCCCCATGATCGTCGGGTCGACGCCCGCGACGTAGCTGGTGCCGACCTCGGCGAGGATCTCGAGGCCCCGTTCCTCGGCGAGTTCGCGGCTGGTCAGCATGACGCCGGCGGCGCCGTCGGCGATCTGCGAGGCGTTGCCCGGCGTGACGGTGCCGTCGTCCGTGAAGACGGTCGGCAGTTCGGCGAGCTTTTCAGCCGTCGTGCCGGGCCGGAGCCCCTCGTCCTCGTCGTGGACGCCGTCCCCCGTCTCGATGGGGACGATCTCGTCGTCGAAGCGGCCCGACTCGGTGGCCTCGACGGCTCGCTGCTGGCTGCGGGCGCCGTACTCGTCTTGCTCCTCGCGGCTGATGTCGAACTCCTCGGCGACCTTCTCGGCGGTCATCCCCATCCGGAGGTTCTCCATCCCGTAGGCCTCGTCGAGTTCGGGGTACAGCTCGCCGCTCTCGGCGGCGCCCATCTTCACGCGGCTCATGCTCTCGACGCCGCCGGCGACGACCGCGTCGTGGCGGCCCGCGGCGATCGAGTCCGCGGCGCTGATGATCGCCTGCGCCGAGGAAGCGCACTGCCGGTCGACGGTGGTCGCCGGGACCTCCTCGCCCAGATCCGAGAACAGCGCGATCTGGCGGGCGATGTTCGTTCGCTGTTCCTCGCGCTGCTGGGCGCAGCCCCACATCAGGTCGTCGACGTCCTCGCCCGAGAGCCCGGTCTCCGCGAGCATCTCGTCGACCAGCGGAATCGAGAGATCCTCGCTGCGGACGTCCGCGAGCGCGCCGTCCTCTTTGCCCTGTGCGGTCCTTACAGCGCTAACGATCACCGGTGTGGTGTCTGACATTGTATAGCACAATCCTCCGTAATTGTAAATAGTTAACTTCTCCGGAAAGCGACGGCCGATCCGCCCGGCCGCTGGAGCGGTGCCACCGAACGTCGAGATTCACGGCCCTCGAGCCGCGCCACCCGAAAGCGACGCTCGCCGCCGGAGCGACCGGTGTTGCGGGCTGTCTGAGCGACGACCCCTCCGACGAAACCGACGACGATCAGTCGACGAACTCGAGCGCCGATCCCGGCGAGTACCTCGCCGTCTCGTGGCGAGGACCGGAGCGAGCGCACCACATCCTACTCGAGCGCTTCGAGATTCCCGAGCAAGAGCCGTCGCTACTGCCCGTCGTCGCGCTCCAGGGCGACGCCTAACCCCTCGAGCACGTCGAAGAAGCCGGGGAACGAGACGTCGACGTGGTCGGCGCCCTCGACGGTCGTCTCGCCGTCGGCGACCAGGCCGGCGAGCGCCAGCGCCATGATGATCCGGTGATCGTCGCGCCCGGAAACGGTAGCACCCTCGAGCCGGGAGTCGCCGCCGTGGACCGTCAGCGAGTCGCGCTCCTCGGTGGTTTCGACGCCCATCTCGCCCAGTTCCTCGGCCATCGCGCTCACGCGGTCGGTCTCCTTGTAGCGGACGTGCTCGGCGTTCGTAATGCGCGTGTCGCCGTCGGCGACGGCGCCCAGCGTCGCGATCGTCGGCAGCAGATCGGGCGTGTCCTCGACGTCGACCTCGACTCCCGACAGCGGCGCGCTCGAGACCTCGATGACGCCTTCCTCGCGGTCCCAGTCGACGTCGGCACCCATGCGTTCGACGATCTCGACGATGGCGGTGTCGCCCTGCGCGCTCGGGTTGGCGCCCTCGATGCGGACGCCGTCGCCCTCGTCGCCGGCGATCGCCCCCGCCGCGAGGGGGTAGGAGATCGACGAGAAGTCGCCGGGGACTGCGTATTCGCCGCCTGCAGGGCTGTACGTCTGGCCGCCGTCGACCGCGAAGCCGTCGTCGGTGTGGCGGGCGTCGACGCCGAAGTCCGCGAGCACCTCGAGCGTGATGTCGACGTAGGGCGCGGACTTGAGTTCGGTCTCGAGGTCGATCTCGATCCCCTCGTCGGTGACGGCGCCGGCCATCAGCAGGGCGGTGATGTACTGCGAGGAGACGTCGCCCGGGATCGAGACCGAACCGCCCGAGAGCGGTCCGGTGACGACCAGCGGCGCCAGCCCGTTGCCCCGCGTGCTGTACGCCTCGGCGCCGAGCGCGGAGAGCGCCTCGAGCAGCGGTCCCTGGGGTCGCGAGCGCAGCGATTCGTCGCCGGTCAGGACGGTCGTCCCGTCGGCCAGCGCCGCCGCGGCCGTGACGAGCCGCGTCGTCGTCCCGCTGTTCGCGCAGTCGATGACGTCCGCCGGAACGTCGGGCCGGCCGTCGAAGCCGTCGATCTCGAGGGTCGCGTTCCCGTCTCGGGTGACGTCGCCGCCGAAGAGGTCCACCGCCCGCGCGGTCGCCTGCGTGTCCGCGCTCCAGAGCGCGTCCCGGACCGTCGCCTCGTCGGCGTAACCCGCGGCGAGGATCGCTCGGTGCGTGTAGCTCTTCGAGGGCGGAGCCCGTGCCGTCCCCTCGACGCTCGAGGGCGTGATAGTGACGTTCATGGTCGCCCTGTGGAGTGGCCCCGCCTTACCGATACCGATCCGTGCAGTCGCCGCGGACGGTGTGGCGGTCGCCCCGTCCGGCGGGTAGCGAGTTTCGCTCGGCGGAAGCGGTCCGCCGACTCGAGATTTAAGTCGCCCCTTCCGAAACTATGCGGGCGCATGGTTCAGGGAGGACCGGTCGTCCAGGTCGCGATCGTCGTCGGAACCGTACTCGGACTGTGGCTCGGTGCCCGGACGCTCGTCGACGCGGTCGTCCGGTTGGCACGCCGGTTCGGCGTCCCCGAACTCACGATCGGACTGACGATCGTCGCGATGGGGACGTCGACGCCGGAACTGGTCGTGTCGGCCGACGCCGCGCTCGCGGGCAACGGCGAGATCGCCGTCGGCAACGTCGTCGGATCGAACGTGTACAATCTCGCGGTCGTCCTCGGCGCCGCGTCGCTCCTCCGGGTCGTCCCCGTCGAGCGCTCGCTCGTCCACCGGGACGGGATCGCGGCGCTCCTCGCGACGCTGGTCGCGTTCGGCGCGCTGTTCGATCGGACCGTGACGCGAGGCGAGGGCCTCCTCCTCGGGGCGCTGTTCGTCGGCTACACGCTCTACGTCCTGCGGGACGAACGAACGGACGCGTCGATCGACACCGAGTACCCCGGGGCTCGAGTCTCGACGGCGGACGCGCCCGCCGACTCGTTCCGCGCTCGCGACGCGCTCGCGCTCGCGGGCGGACTGGCCCTCGTCCTCCTCAGCGGTCACTTCATGGTCGAAGCCGCGTCGTCGATCGCGCGGACGGCGGGCGTCTCGGAGTGGGTCATCGGCGGGACGGTCGTCGCGGCGGGGACGTCGACGCCGGAGCTCGCGGTCTCGTTCGTCGCGATGCGCCGCGGTCACATCGGCATGTCGGTCGGCAACGCGCTCGGCAGCAACATCTTCAACGTGCTCGGTATTCTCGGGCTCGCGTCGCTGCTCGGGCCGCTCGCCGTCGGCGACGCCGCGATAGAGACCCTCTGGTGGCTCACGGCGATCACGGCGGCGACGGTCGGCGCGCTCTGGTCGGGCCGTCGACTGTCCCGTCCCGAGGGCGCGCTCCTCGTCGTCTCCGAACTCGTCCGCTGGACGCTCGGCCTGTTGCGGATCTTCGGCTGAGCGCGAGCGCCTACGGACAGCCGATCGAGGCTGCGATCTCTCGGATCGGCTCGCCGTCGACCAGACTCGAGACCTCGTAGCTCAGGTCGTCGCAGTCCCAGAAGATGCTCTGTATCCGGCCGTCCCGGTAGTAGGCCGTCCGGCCGTCGATCTCGATCTCCTCGAGGACGTCCGGATCGAACCGGCCCCGCTCGCGGACGACGACGTAGAGTTCGCGCGCGACGACGTTCGGATCGTTGTACCACAGCGTCGTCGTCACCCCGCCGTACTTCTCGGCCCGCTCGACGACGGTGATGCGATCGAGGAGGTAGGCGTCGGGGATCGCCGCCTCCGGCAGCTCGTAGGGGACGGCCCCCTCGGCCTCGTCGATCGAGTCGAAGATCCCCTCCGGTTCCGTTCCGTCCGTGACGACCGTCGCGTCCGCCGGCGGCTGGTAGGTGAACGTCTCCGACTCGACGCCCTCGTCGATCGCGAGGTCCTCGTAGGTGACGGTCAGCCGGTAGCGGATCTCGTCGCCGTCGCGGACCTCGTTGCGCTCCCTGACCGGATACCGGTACTCGTCGTCGATACAGATCGTCCGGGTGACCGCGAGGTCCTCGAGATCGTCGGTCGACAGCGGAATGGCGTAGGTCGTATCCCCGACGACGAGATTGAGCCGCCGCCCGGTCTCCTCGATCGGCGGCCGCGTCTCGACGACGTGGGCCTCCCGGCCGTCGACGGTCGTCGTCCCCTCGTAGCCGAGCCGGTAGTTCTCGAGCAGGCTCTCGAGGACCCGCAGCGTCCGGTCGGCGTCGACCTTGGTGCCGTGAAACTGGATATCGACGAGCTCCTCCTCGGGGTTGTATTCCCACGTCATCTCGCGGTTGGTGACGGTGACCGATCCGACCGGCGCGTCCGGATCGGTCGACTCGAGGACCTCGAGGCGCTGCTTGGCCGGCGGTTTGCGGACGACGCGTTCCGTTCGTTCGACGGCGTCGGACGGCGTCTCGACCGACAGCGTTCGGCGCGCCCTGAGATCGTTCAGGTGGCGACGCGTCTCGATCGCGTCGCGGAGCAGCGCCTCGCTCGAGGGCCCGTCGTCGGCGGACGGATAGCTCACGCAGCCGGCGAGCGAGACGCCGGCGCCGGCACCGACCGCCAGAAACCGTCGACGCTTCATGCACGGAAGACTGTCGTCGAAATTTGTAAGTTTGTGGGTCGGCCGGTGCTGCCCTCGAGTCCACGGCCGAACGAGCAACGCGAAGGGGGTGCGGACTCGCCGGGATTATGTGGACGCCCGTTCCACACCCGCTATGGAACTCGACGTCGACCTCGCCCCGTTGCGCGAGCACCTCGAGACCGACGGGCTGGACGGCTACCTGATCGACGACGACGCCTCGGACGCCGACCAGCGGTACGTCTCAGGCTTCACGGCGCCTGATCCCTACCAGACGCTGGTCGCCGACGACGGCACCCACCTGCTCGTCTCGGGACTCGAGTACGGCCGCGCGACGGCGGACTCGAGCGCCGACTCCGTATCGCGGCTGTCGACCTACGACTACCAGGAGCTGGTCGGCGAGCACGGCGCCTACGAGGCCAAGAACCGCGCGATCGCGGCGTTTCTCGAGGACCACGGCGTCGAATCGATCGCCGTCCCGCAGAACTTCCCGACGG
This portion of the Haloterrigena gelatinilytica genome encodes:
- the aroA gene encoding 3-phosphoshikimate 1-carboxyvinyltransferase produces the protein MNVTITPSSVEGTARAPPSKSYTHRAILAAGYADEATVRDALWSADTQATARAVDLFGGDVTRDGNATLEIDGFDGRPDVPADVIDCANSGTTTRLVTAAAALADGTTVLTGDESLRSRPQGPLLEALSALGAEAYSTRGNGLAPLVVTGPLSGGSVSIPGDVSSQYITALLMAGAVTDEGIEIDLETELKSAPYVDITLEVLADFGVDARHTDDGFAVDGGQTYSPAGGEYAVPGDFSSISYPLAAGAIAGDEGDGVRIEGANPSAQGDTAIVEIVERMGADVDWDREEGVIEVSSAPLSGVEVDVEDTPDLLPTIATLGAVADGDTRITNAEHVRYKETDRVSAMAEELGEMGVETTEERDSLTVHGGDSRLEGATVSGRDDHRIIMALALAGLVADGETTVEGADHVDVSFPGFFDVLEGLGVALERDDGQ
- a CDS encoding calcium/sodium antiporter codes for the protein MVQGGPVVQVAIVVGTVLGLWLGARTLVDAVVRLARRFGVPELTIGLTIVAMGTSTPELVVSADAALAGNGEIAVGNVVGSNVYNLAVVLGAASLLRVVPVERSLVHRDGIAALLATLVAFGALFDRTVTRGEGLLLGALFVGYTLYVLRDERTDASIDTEYPGARVSTADAPADSFRARDALALAGGLALVLLSGHFMVEAASSIARTAGVSEWVIGGTVVAAGTSTPELAVSFVAMRRGHIGMSVGNALGSNIFNVLGILGLASLLGPLAVGDAAIETLWWLTAITAATVGALWSGRRLSRPEGALLVVSELVRWTLGLLRIFG
- a CDS encoding LolA family protein, producing MKRRRFLAVGAGAGVSLAGCVSYPSADDGPSSEALLRDAIETRRHLNDLRARRTLSVETPSDAVERTERVVRKPPAKQRLEVLESTDPDAPVGSVTVTNREMTWEYNPEEELVDIQFHGTKVDADRTLRVLESLLENYRLGYEGTTTVDGREAHVVETRPPIEETGRRLNLVVGDTTYAIPLSTDDLEDLAVTRTICIDDEYRYPVRERNEVRDGDEIRYRLTVTYEDLAIDEGVESETFTYQPPADATVVTDGTEPEGIFDSIDEAEGAVPYELPEAAIPDAYLLDRITVVERAEKYGGVTTTLWYNDPNVVARELYVVVRERGRFDPDVLEEIEIDGRTAYYRDGRIQSIFWDCDDLSYEVSSLVDGEPIREIAASIGCP